In Caballeronia sp. Lep1P3, one DNA window encodes the following:
- a CDS encoding DUF3072 domain-containing protein, producing the protein MNEKPTENAERHDEGSDPRIDNPKASPTSNAEKDPDEWVTGDEPMTGAQASYLKTLSEEAKEPFDPSLTKADASRRIDELQEKTGRGQKS; encoded by the coding sequence ATGAACGAAAAGCCGACCGAAAACGCCGAACGTCACGACGAAGGAAGCGATCCGCGCATCGACAATCCGAAGGCGTCGCCGACATCGAACGCCGAAAAGGATCCCGACGAATGGGTCACCGGCGACGAGCCGATGACCGGCGCGCAGGCGTCGTATCTCAAGACGCTCAGCGAAGAGGCGAAGGAGCCGTTCGATCCGTCGCTCACGAAGGCCGACGCCTCGCGAAGAATCGACGAATTGCAGGAAAAGACGGGGCGCGGGCAGAAGTCGTGA
- a CDS encoding alpha/beta fold hydrolase → MKRRVRSEAPSKSIWPALAAIGVVGACALVTRAAVEWTRLKRTPALADDSARAGIAVRYTQAGPYRMFSRHVARRPDGAGGARIPVVLVHGLVISSRYMEPLALALADDFDVHAPDLPGFGESPTRERALPVSGLADALRLWLSARGIEKAAFVGNSFGCQILADFAVRYPDCVDRLVFQGPTVDRHARFLPVQMVRDWRNGQLERARSPAGIARIDYAKAGIPRAIATMRVLMRDRIEDKLARIEAPTLVVNGSRDPVAPLEWAREVAQRLPRGELCVIDGGTHTLNYAYPHSMALAIRPFLLAPNGGAHA, encoded by the coding sequence ATGAAAAGGCGCGTCCGATCCGAAGCACCGTCAAAGTCGATATGGCCGGCGCTCGCCGCGATCGGCGTGGTCGGTGCGTGCGCGCTCGTCACGCGCGCGGCGGTCGAGTGGACGCGTCTCAAGCGCACGCCGGCGCTCGCCGACGACAGCGCGCGTGCGGGCATCGCCGTGCGCTATACGCAGGCCGGCCCTTACCGCATGTTCTCACGGCACGTCGCGCGCCGGCCGGACGGCGCGGGCGGCGCGCGCATCCCGGTGGTGCTCGTGCACGGCCTCGTCATCTCCAGCCGATACATGGAACCGCTCGCGCTCGCGCTCGCCGACGACTTCGACGTGCACGCGCCCGATCTTCCCGGCTTCGGCGAAAGCCCGACGCGCGAGCGCGCGCTCCCGGTGTCCGGACTCGCCGATGCGCTGCGCCTGTGGCTCTCCGCGCGCGGCATCGAGAAGGCGGCGTTCGTCGGCAATTCGTTCGGCTGCCAGATACTCGCGGATTTCGCGGTGCGTTATCCGGATTGCGTCGACAGGCTCGTGTTTCAGGGGCCGACAGTCGATCGCCATGCGCGCTTTTTGCCGGTGCAGATGGTTCGCGACTGGCGCAACGGCCAGCTGGAACGCGCGCGCTCGCCGGCGGGCATCGCGCGCATCGACTATGCGAAAGCGGGCATCCCGCGTGCGATTGCGACGATGCGCGTGCTCATGCGCGACCGCATCGAGGACAAGCTCGCGCGCATCGAAGCGCCGACGCTCGTCGTCAACGGATCGCGCGATCCTGTCGCGCCGCTGGAATGGGCGCGCGAAGTGGCGCAACGTCTGCCGCGAGGCGAACTGTGCGTGATCGACGGCGGCACGCACACGCTCAACTATGCGTATCCGCATAGCATGGCGCTCGCGATCAGGCCGTTCCTGCTCGCGCCCAACGGAGGCGCGCACGCATGA
- a CDS encoding MBL fold metallo-hydrolase gives MRVHHLNCISSCPLGGKLFDARTPSLLRRGELTCHCLLVETNDGLVLVDTGFGLRDVANPQSRLSTFFLFMLKPDFRAEMTAVRQIERLGFKASDVRHILMSHLDFDHAGGLDDFPQATVHMLQVERDYAFAQKTWLDRQRFRPQQWSTRGNWQVHRGGGETWRGFESVRPLPGFADDIALIPLRGHTFGHAGIAVRTDERWLLLAADAYFFHTEMDAARPRCTPGLAFYQWMLEKDRAARLDNQARLRELCRNAGPDLTVFCSHDPFEFERLAGRSPGIPAEQLVVA, from the coding sequence ATGCGCGTTCACCATCTCAACTGCATATCGAGCTGTCCGCTCGGCGGCAAGCTCTTCGACGCGCGCACGCCTTCCCTTTTGCGACGCGGCGAACTGACGTGCCACTGCCTGCTCGTCGAGACCAATGATGGACTCGTACTCGTCGATACGGGCTTTGGCCTGCGCGATGTCGCCAATCCGCAAAGCCGGCTCAGCACGTTTTTCCTCTTCATGCTGAAGCCCGACTTTCGCGCGGAGATGACGGCGGTGCGGCAAATCGAGCGGCTCGGTTTCAAGGCGAGCGATGTGCGCCATATCCTGATGAGCCATCTCGACTTCGATCACGCGGGCGGGCTCGACGACTTCCCGCAGGCGACGGTTCACATGTTGCAGGTCGAACGCGACTATGCGTTCGCGCAGAAGACGTGGCTCGATCGCCAGCGTTTTCGTCCGCAGCAATGGTCCACGCGCGGCAACTGGCAGGTGCATCGCGGTGGCGGCGAGACGTGGCGCGGCTTCGAGAGCGTGCGCCCGCTGCCCGGTTTCGCCGACGACATCGCGCTCATTCCCCTGCGCGGTCATACATTCGGGCACGCGGGCATTGCCGTGCGCACGGACGAACGATGGCTTTTGCTCGCCGCCGATGCGTACTTCTTTCATACGGAGATGGACGCGGCGCGGCCGCGCTGCACGCCGGGCCTCGCGTTCTATCAATGGATGCTGGAGAAGGACCGCGCCGCGCGGCTCGATAATCAGGCGCGTTTGCGCGAGCTTTGCAGGAACGCGGGGCCTGATCTGACCGTGTTCTGCAGCCACGATCCATTCGAATTCGAGCGGCTTGCCGGGCGTTCGCCGGGCATTCCCGCGGAGCAGCTCGTCGTGGCGTGA
- a CDS encoding OBAP family protein, with protein MSNRRDVSNGTDGFMPLAAGVVAGLAAAGLLIGRRANALAHVGAGHSAKHRALDLASGLMQPKYPLDAMSTWLNGFHMYADDMGRQVEAHHFCVHLRHDLHQCVIFDSNRPDARLIGIEYIISEERFRQLPAEEKRLWHSHHYEVKSGTLVAPGIPELAERAYFKDLVSTYGKTFHTWQIDRDEFPYGAPQLMMGFTQDGQLDESLLAARDARLGVSSDDRRRKRYGIAVPDIAPGANGWEDGTSVQTAIVEVPFGDSRERS; from the coding sequence ATGAGCAACCGGCGTGACGTGTCGAATGGAACGGACGGCTTCATGCCGCTCGCGGCGGGCGTGGTCGCCGGGCTTGCGGCGGCGGGGCTTCTGATCGGACGGCGCGCGAATGCGCTCGCGCACGTGGGCGCCGGCCACTCGGCGAAGCATCGCGCGCTCGATCTCGCCTCGGGCCTCATGCAGCCGAAGTACCCGCTCGATGCCATGAGCACCTGGCTCAACGGCTTTCACATGTACGCGGACGACATGGGCCGCCAGGTCGAGGCGCATCACTTCTGCGTCCATCTTCGGCACGACCTGCATCAATGCGTGATCTTCGATTCGAACCGGCCCGATGCGCGGCTGATCGGCATCGAATACATCATTTCGGAGGAACGTTTCCGCCAGTTGCCCGCCGAAGAAAAGCGCCTCTGGCACAGCCATCATTACGAAGTGAAGTCGGGCACTCTGGTTGCACCCGGCATTCCGGAACTGGCCGAGCGCGCGTACTTCAAGGATCTCGTCTCGACTTACGGCAAGACGTTTCATACGTGGCAGATCGATCGCGACGAGTTTCCGTATGGCGCGCCGCAACTCATGATGGGCTTCACGCAGGACGGCCAGCTCGACGAATCGCTGCTCGCCGCGCGCGACGCACGGCTCGGCGTGTCGAGCGACGACCGCCGGCGCAAGCGCTACGGCATCGCCGTGCCCGACATCGCGCCGGGCGCGAACGGATGGGAAGACGGCACGTCGGTGCAGACGGCGATCGTGGAAGTCCCGTTCGGGGATAGCCGCGAACGCTCCTGA
- a CDS encoding DUF2795 domain-containing protein yields MAKNESGGSNSMFIDMQKALKGIDYPANKQTLLDTARSNGASEEITNALDALPDQDFESPAAVSKAVGQES; encoded by the coding sequence ATGGCGAAGAACGAGTCCGGCGGATCGAACAGCATGTTCATCGACATGCAGAAAGCGCTGAAAGGGATCGACTATCCCGCCAACAAGCAAACGCTCCTCGACACGGCTCGCAGCAACGGCGCGAGCGAGGAAATCACCAACGCGCTCGATGCGCTACCGGATCAGGACTTCGAAAGTCCGGCGGCGGTGTCGAAAGCGGTAGGCCAGGAGAGTTGA
- a CDS encoding DUF3597 domain-containing protein — MSIFSTILNKIFPHDHPAATASGAATPPAASTPANGAASATQASPAPATAGVEPARPPVTPMPEVDVEAILSQKQQQNGANLNWRASIVDLMKLLDLDSSLQARKELASELHYTGNTDDSASMNIWLHKEVMKKLAENGGKVPDDLKS; from the coding sequence ATGAGCATTTTCTCGACCATTCTGAACAAGATTTTCCCGCACGATCACCCGGCCGCCACGGCATCGGGCGCCGCGACGCCACCGGCTGCATCGACGCCCGCGAACGGCGCGGCATCGGCGACGCAGGCGAGTCCCGCGCCCGCGACCGCCGGCGTTGAGCCGGCCCGCCCGCCCGTCACGCCGATGCCCGAAGTGGACGTCGAGGCGATCCTCTCGCAAAAGCAGCAGCAGAACGGCGCGAATCTGAACTGGCGCGCGTCCATCGTCGACCTGATGAAGTTGCTCGATCTCGACAGCAGCCTGCAAGCGCGCAAGGAACTCGCATCCGAGTTGCACTACACCGGCAATACGGACGACTCGGCTTCGATGAACATCTGGCTGCACAAGGAGGTGATGAAGAAGCTCGCGGAAAACGGCGGCAAGGTGCCGGACGATCTCAAGAGCTGA
- a CDS encoding DUF6723 family protein, whose amino-acid sequence MKEPVSRRAKLVLFPWKKDQSAKPGLTDDDYAIYASYRPHVSGGFVGTLKVVRLTDARLLYPFDGAEELGPFDSKDAAKNAAQVRGRQIVDADLKTPEL is encoded by the coding sequence ATGAAAGAGCCGGTCTCGCGACGCGCGAAGCTCGTCCTGTTCCCGTGGAAGAAGGACCAATCGGCCAAGCCCGGCCTCACCGATGACGACTACGCGATCTACGCGTCGTATCGTCCGCATGTGAGCGGCGGCTTCGTCGGCACGCTCAAGGTCGTGCGCCTGACGGATGCCCGCCTGCTCTATCCCTTCGACGGCGCCGAGGAACTCGGCCCGTTCGATTCGAAGGACGCCGCCAAAAACGCAGCGCAGGTTCGCGGCAGACAGATCGTGGACGCGGATCTCAAGACGCCCGAACTCTGA
- a CDS encoding MgtC/SapB family protein yields MPLTLEWRDVFIRIALAVAAGVFIGLNRGESGKVAGLRTTLLVCLAACLAMLQVNALLAQSGKTPESFVQLDVMRLPLGILSGVGFIGAGAILRKDGLVKGVTTAATLWFVTVVGLCFGGGQLGLGVIGLVLGIVVLWLLQAVEQRIPRENQAELRLTYERGRFSKEKLIESMRACGCRLTSVAGSAGKDDGRVEERFEVRWHGAPYSQDAPPFVEWATSAGADHLEWSIVR; encoded by the coding sequence ATGCCGCTCACTCTCGAATGGCGGGATGTGTTTATCCGCATTGCGCTGGCGGTGGCCGCCGGGGTTTTCATCGGGCTTAATCGGGGCGAATCCGGCAAGGTGGCCGGCCTGCGCACGACGCTGCTCGTCTGCCTCGCCGCCTGTCTCGCGATGTTGCAGGTGAACGCGCTGCTCGCGCAATCGGGCAAGACGCCCGAGTCCTTCGTGCAACTCGATGTCATGCGCCTGCCGCTCGGCATTCTGTCCGGCGTGGGCTTCATCGGCGCGGGCGCGATTCTTCGCAAGGACGGTCTCGTCAAGGGCGTGACCACGGCGGCGACGCTGTGGTTCGTGACGGTCGTCGGTCTGTGCTTCGGCGGCGGGCAACTCGGCCTGGGCGTCATTGGGCTCGTGCTCGGCATCGTCGTGCTATGGCTCTTGCAGGCCGTCGAGCAGCGCATCCCGCGCGAAAATCAGGCGGAGCTGCGGCTCACTTACGAGCGCGGGCGTTTCTCGAAAGAGAAGCTCATCGAATCGATGCGCGCATGCGGTTGCCGGCTGACCTCCGTGGCGGGATCGGCGGGAAAGGACGATGGCCGCGTCGAGGAGCGGTTCGAAGTGCGCTGGCACGGCGCGCCGTATTCGCAGGATGCGCCGCCGTTCGTCGAATGGGCGACGTCGGCGGGCGCGGACCATCTCGAATGGTCCATCGTGCGATGA
- a CDS encoding protein-L-isoaspartate(D-aspartate) O-methyltransferase, with translation MNRFAAAQGKMVERQLKGRGIADARVLDCMRQVPRHAFVDAALAEFAYDDNPLPIAANQTISQPYMVALMLEAARLQPGERVLDIGTGSGYAAAVAACIASCVDSVERIGELADAARATLHRLGIRNVAVHHGDGTAGLAHRAPFDVILAAAGGPYVPPAWREQLRIGGRLVMPVGDAREAQRLVRFVRVGEQEFEQEDLGSVMFVPLIGEAGWQDEPVIDDAPAPPSRKAAGDTAGKTKGKRALPDLIRAAAVRLPAPGATDFAQAFDRFGKKRVVLLGEASHGTAEFYEARAAITRRLIEEHGFRFVAVEADWPDAAMIDEHVRHRPRTRPDARPFKRFPRWMWRNAEFAAFVAWLGRHNAALPPERRAAFYGLDLYSLSESIEAVLAYLDVEDPDAARIARQRYGCLTPWQKNPAVYGRAAWHAGFGKCEKAVVAQLRDLLDKRLASPAADPGLLDATHNARLVASAEQYYRAMYSGSAESWNLRDTHMFDTLASLLDAWGPDARAVVWAHNSHLGDASATEMGRMRDELNVGQLCRERFGDDAALIGFGTHTGTVAAASDWDDPMQVMNVRPSRADSYEQQFHLAGVSPCMVDLRPGVGDELRDALREEKLERFIGVIYRPDTELYSHYAQAELPAQFDAFVWFDTTRAVKALPTPPETHDAPETFPFGV, from the coding sequence ATGAACCGGTTTGCGGCTGCGCAAGGCAAGATGGTCGAGCGTCAATTGAAGGGTCGCGGCATCGCGGATGCGCGCGTGCTCGACTGCATGCGCCAGGTGCCGCGTCACGCGTTCGTGGACGCCGCGCTCGCCGAATTCGCCTACGACGACAACCCGCTGCCCATCGCCGCGAACCAGACCATCTCGCAGCCCTACATGGTCGCGCTGATGCTCGAGGCCGCGCGCCTGCAGCCGGGCGAGCGCGTGCTCGACATCGGCACCGGCAGCGGCTACGCGGCGGCGGTGGCGGCGTGCATCGCGTCGTGTGTCGATTCGGTCGAACGGATCGGCGAGCTCGCCGATGCCGCGCGCGCCACGCTGCATCGTCTCGGCATCCGCAACGTCGCCGTGCATCATGGCGACGGCACCGCGGGCCTCGCGCATCGCGCGCCCTTCGACGTGATCCTCGCGGCGGCGGGCGGGCCTTACGTGCCACCGGCGTGGCGCGAGCAGCTGAGAATCGGCGGGCGGCTCGTGATGCCCGTCGGCGACGCGCGCGAGGCGCAGCGGCTCGTGCGCTTCGTGCGCGTCGGCGAGCAGGAGTTCGAGCAGGAAGACCTGGGCAGCGTGATGTTCGTGCCGCTGATCGGCGAGGCGGGCTGGCAGGACGAACCCGTCATCGACGATGCGCCCGCGCCGCCCTCGCGCAAGGCCGCAGGCGACACAGCGGGAAAGACGAAGGGCAAGCGCGCGCTGCCCGATCTGATCCGCGCCGCCGCCGTGCGTCTGCCCGCGCCGGGCGCGACGGACTTCGCGCAGGCGTTCGACCGCTTCGGGAAGAAGCGCGTCGTGCTGCTCGGCGAAGCGAGCCACGGCACCGCCGAGTTCTACGAGGCGCGCGCCGCCATCACGCGGCGGCTCATCGAGGAGCACGGCTTTCGCTTCGTCGCGGTGGAAGCCGACTGGCCCGACGCCGCGATGATCGACGAACACGTCCGGCACCGTCCGCGCACGCGTCCCGATGCGCGTCCCTTCAAGCGCTTTCCGCGCTGGATGTGGCGCAACGCCGAGTTCGCCGCGTTCGTCGCGTGGCTCGGCAGGCACAATGCCGCGCTGCCGCCCGAGCGCCGCGCCGCGTTCTACGGACTCGATCTGTATAGCCTCTCCGAATCGATCGAAGCGGTGCTCGCCTATCTGGATGTCGAAGATCCGGACGCCGCGCGCATCGCCCGCCAGCGTTACGGCTGTCTCACGCCGTGGCAGAAAAATCCGGCGGTGTACGGCCGCGCGGCGTGGCACGCGGGCTTCGGCAAGTGCGAGAAGGCGGTCGTCGCGCAGTTGCGGGACTTGCTCGACAAGCGCCTCGCTTCGCCGGCCGCCGATCCCGGCCTGCTCGATGCCACGCACAACGCGCGGCTCGTGGCATCGGCGGAACAGTATTACCGCGCGATGTACAGCGGCTCGGCCGAAAGCTGGAACCTGCGCGACACCCACATGTTCGACACGCTCGCGAGCCTTCTCGATGCGTGGGGCCCCGACGCGCGCGCGGTCGTCTGGGCGCACAACTCGCATCTCGGCGATGCCTCCGCCACCGAGATGGGCCGCATGCGCGACGAGCTGAACGTCGGCCAGTTGTGCCGCGAGCGCTTCGGCGACGACGCCGCGCTGATCGGCTTCGGCACGCACACGGGAACGGTCGCGGCGGCATCCGACTGGGACGACCCGATGCAGGTGATGAACGTGCGCCCGTCGCGCGCTGACAGCTACGAGCAGCAGTTCCATCTCGCGGGCGTGAGTCCGTGCATGGTCGATCTGCGGCCCGGCGTGGGCGATGAACTGCGTGACGCGCTGCGCGAAGAAAAGCTCGAACGCTTCATCGGCGTGATTTATCGGCCCGACACGGAGCTGTACAGCCATTACGCGCAGGCCGAATTGCCCGCGCAGTTCGACGCCTTCGTCTGGTTCGACACGACGCGGGCGGTGAAGGCGCTGCCCACGCCGCCCGAAACGCACGACGCGCCGGAGACCTTCCCGTTCGGCGTTTGA
- a CDS encoding SMP-30/gluconolactonase/LRE family protein: MHRLSRCFAAASLAFAAQAALAQNVSNDAAASAPAGSARLQLVARFEHQVTGVTISPTGRTFVNFPRWTEDAPVSVAELGPSGDLRPFPDAEWNAWRNARRDEISPADHWVCVQSVVADKQGNLWVLDPGAPAQSLVVPGAPKLAQIDLATNQIAHVFHFDESIAPQGSYLNDVRLSPDGRFIYITDSGVRGAIVVIDRTTGVARRVLDGDPSTQADKTVTVSVDGKPLRQTDGRGVNFSADGIALTPDGRYLYWQAVKGKTLYRIATDALQNAQLSAQQVSSRVETVGIDGPADGLLFDARGRLYVSSVEHHAVRIREDAHEGSRLTTLLRDPQLRWPDTFTQGPDGTVYVTDSRIPDMSWFNPNDPIALPTSLYAIRPK, translated from the coding sequence ATGCACCGACTGAGCCGCTGTTTCGCCGCCGCAAGCCTCGCCTTCGCCGCGCAAGCGGCGCTCGCGCAGAATGTATCGAACGATGCCGCCGCGAGCGCGCCCGCGGGCAGCGCGCGGCTGCAACTCGTCGCGCGCTTCGAGCATCAGGTGACGGGCGTGACCATCTCGCCGACCGGACGCACCTTCGTCAACTTTCCGCGCTGGACCGAGGACGCGCCGGTCTCCGTCGCCGAACTCGGGCCGAGCGGCGACCTTCGTCCGTTCCCCGACGCGGAGTGGAACGCGTGGCGCAACGCCCGCCGCGATGAAATCTCGCCGGCGGATCATTGGGTGTGCGTGCAATCGGTCGTGGCCGACAAGCAGGGTAATCTCTGGGTGCTCGATCCCGGCGCGCCCGCGCAGTCGCTCGTCGTGCCGGGCGCGCCCAAGCTCGCGCAAATCGACCTCGCGACGAACCAGATCGCGCACGTCTTTCACTTCGACGAAAGCATCGCGCCGCAGGGCAGCTATCTCAACGACGTGCGCCTGAGTCCCGATGGCCGGTTCATCTACATCACCGATTCGGGCGTGCGCGGGGCGATCGTCGTGATCGACCGGACGACGGGCGTCGCGCGCCGCGTGCTCGACGGCGACCCGAGCACGCAGGCGGACAAGACCGTCACCGTGTCAGTCGACGGCAAGCCGCTGCGTCAGACCGATGGTCGCGGCGTGAACTTCTCGGCGGACGGCATCGCGCTCACGCCGGACGGGCGCTATCTCTACTGGCAGGCGGTGAAGGGCAAGACGCTCTATCGGATCGCCACCGATGCGCTGCAGAACGCGCAGCTGAGCGCGCAGCAAGTGTCTTCGCGCGTGGAGACGGTCGGCATCGACGGTCCCGCCGATGGCCTGCTCTTCGACGCGCGCGGGCGCTTGTACGTGTCGTCGGTCGAGCATCACGCGGTGCGCATCCGTGAGGACGCCCATGAGGGCTCGCGCCTGACCACGCTCCTGCGCGATCCGCAGTTGCGCTGGCCCGACACGTTCACGCAAGGGCCGGACGGCACCGTGTACGTGACCGATTCGCGCATTCCCGACATGAGCTGGTTCAACCCGAACGACCCGATCGCGCTGCCGACTTCCCTTTACGCAATCCGGCCGAAGTAA
- a CDS encoding SDR family oxidoreductase, with translation MRIKLKPLNQQTIVLTGATSGIGLATARRAAKSGARLMLVSRDETALAVLADELTEAGAPAVAYTAADVGDEGQLQAAANAAIDRFGGFDTWINNAGVSVYGRIADVSLEDQRKLFDTNYWGVVNGSRVAVKHLRERGGALINLGSELSDVAVPLQGPYVASKHAVKGFTDSLRLELKNENVPVSVTLIKPAGIDTLFVEHAKNYLDEEPKLPPPVYAPDVAAKAILHAAVHPERDIYVGGASRAMAGLGRSAPRLYDAFTSLLGVKAQSKGEPRQSGDALYEGSGDLRERSGKNGRVREFSLYTGARLQPAGTRAALTGAAAILLVMMARRYVRQVSQVSEA, from the coding sequence ATGCGAATCAAACTGAAGCCTCTGAATCAACAGACGATCGTGCTCACCGGCGCGACGAGCGGCATCGGCCTTGCCACTGCGCGCCGCGCGGCGAAGTCGGGCGCGCGGCTCATGCTCGTCTCGCGCGACGAAACCGCGCTTGCCGTGCTCGCCGACGAGCTGACCGAAGCCGGCGCGCCCGCCGTCGCGTACACGGCAGCGGATGTCGGCGACGAAGGCCAGCTTCAGGCCGCCGCGAACGCCGCCATCGATCGCTTCGGCGGCTTCGATACGTGGATCAACAACGCAGGCGTTTCCGTCTACGGCCGCATCGCCGATGTGTCGCTCGAAGACCAGCGCAAGCTCTTCGACACGAACTACTGGGGCGTCGTGAACGGCTCGCGCGTGGCTGTCAAACATCTGCGCGAGCGCGGCGGCGCGCTCATCAATCTCGGCAGCGAACTGTCGGATGTGGCCGTTCCGCTTCAAGGGCCGTATGTCGCGTCGAAGCACGCGGTGAAGGGCTTCACCGACTCGCTGCGCCTCGAACTGAAGAACGAAAACGTGCCGGTATCGGTCACGCTCATCAAGCCGGCGGGCATCGACACGCTCTTCGTCGAGCACGCAAAAAATTATCTCGATGAAGAGCCGAAGCTGCCACCGCCCGTGTACGCGCCGGATGTGGCCGCGAAAGCGATCCTGCATGCGGCCGTGCATCCGGAGCGCGATATCTACGTGGGCGGCGCATCGCGCGCGATGGCCGGCCTCGGGCGCAGCGCGCCGCGCCTCTACGATGCGTTCACGAGCCTGCTCGGGGTGAAGGCGCAATCGAAGGGCGAGCCGCGTCAAAGCGGCGATGCGCTCTACGAAGGCAGTGGCGACCTGCGCGAACGCTCGGGCAAGAACGGCCGCGTGCGGGAGTTCAGCCTGTACACCGGCGCGCGCTTGCAGCCGGCGGGCACGCGCGCCGCCTTGACGGGCGCGGCCGCGATCCTGCTCGTGATGATGGCGCGACGCTACGTGCGCCAGGTGAGCCAGGTGAGCGAAGCCTGA
- a CDS encoding NUDIX hydrolase yields MRERATIICTRDAKILLVARKRSRWALPGGTIRRGEAPGDAARRELEEETGLVAGTLRYLFVFGGVSKHHHVFTVSIGDDAAPEPRNEISRCGWFSARQVARLTTSVPTREIVALAVAPKSAMRGARAVWSTIDAFV; encoded by the coding sequence GTGAGAGAAAGAGCGACGATCATCTGCACGCGCGACGCAAAGATATTGCTCGTTGCGCGCAAACGCTCGCGCTGGGCGCTGCCGGGCGGCACGATCCGCCGTGGCGAAGCGCCGGGCGATGCGGCGCGCCGCGAACTGGAGGAAGAGACCGGTCTCGTCGCCGGGACGCTGCGCTATCTGTTCGTATTCGGCGGCGTGAGCAAGCACCATCACGTTTTCACCGTGAGCATCGGCGACGATGCCGCGCCCGAGCCGCGCAACGAAATCTCGCGCTGCGGGTGGTTCAGCGCGCGGCAAGTCGCGCGCCTCACGACGAGCGTGCCGACGCGCGAGATCGTGGCGCTCGCCGTCGCGCCCAAGTCGGCGATGCGCGGCGCGCGCGCGGTCTGGAGCACCATCGACGCGTTCGTCTGA